The following are from one region of the Thermococcus cleftensis genome:
- a CDS encoding S9 family peptidase, translated as MAKGLGEKDLGKFKLVGNIDAFRRKVVFQVTEISVEKDDYFSRLYLYDGRKVRPFTSGNKDANPRFSPDGKLIAFTSKRDKESKEAELYVIPTDGGEARLLARFKYGIKNLRFTEDGKGIAVVTPIDIEKKPKDDVHLIKELPFWFNGVGWVYGKRSVVYLVDIESGKKRRLTPKNLDVSQIRFYEGKLYFIAQEDRERKPMVSDLYVLEGRKARRLTPGEWSVSDFIPLDDGTFILKANTRERGIPTNTHIYHYNPETGELRKLTAKLDRSAYNSLNSDVRGPQRAELAFKDGWIYYVATDGPRANLFRVNLEGKIEHVIGGDRSVESFAIGDYIAFTAQDAVTPTELYVLRDGKEKKLTDFNGWIRDYSLSKPEHFKVKASDGVEIDAWIMRPVDFEPGKKYPAVLEIHGGPKTAYGHSFMHEFHVLTAKGFVVIFSNPRGSDGYGENFADIRGHYGERDYKDLMEVVDEALKRFDFIDPERIGVTGGSYGGFMTNWIVGHTKRFKAAVTQRSISNWVSFFGTTDIGYYFAPDQIGGDPWSNLDGYWGKSPLKYAPNVETPLLIIHSMEDYRCWLPEALQFYTALKYLGKTVELALFPGENHDLSRGGKPKHRVRRLELIAGWMERWLKE; from the coding sequence ATGGCGAAAGGTCTGGGTGAGAAAGACTTAGGAAAGTTCAAGCTCGTCGGAAACATCGACGCCTTCAGAAGGAAGGTGGTCTTCCAGGTCACCGAAATAAGCGTGGAGAAGGACGACTACTTCTCAAGGCTCTACCTCTACGACGGGAGGAAGGTCAGGCCCTTTACCTCTGGCAACAAGGACGCGAACCCGCGCTTTTCTCCCGATGGTAAGCTGATAGCCTTCACCTCGAAGCGGGACAAGGAGAGCAAGGAGGCCGAGCTCTACGTTATTCCCACGGACGGCGGGGAGGCGAGGCTTTTAGCGAGGTTCAAGTACGGAATCAAAAACCTCCGCTTCACCGAGGACGGGAAGGGAATAGCGGTCGTCACGCCGATAGACATTGAGAAGAAGCCGAAGGATGACGTCCACCTGATTAAGGAGCTTCCCTTCTGGTTCAACGGCGTCGGCTGGGTCTACGGGAAGAGGAGCGTTGTTTACCTGGTGGATATTGAAAGCGGGAAGAAGAGACGGCTGACGCCGAAAAACCTTGACGTCTCGCAGATTAGGTTCTATGAAGGAAAGCTCTACTTCATAGCCCAGGAGGACCGCGAGAGGAAGCCGATGGTGAGCGACCTCTACGTCCTCGAGGGCAGGAAGGCAAGGAGACTAACCCCCGGGGAGTGGAGCGTAAGTGACTTCATTCCCCTCGACGACGGGACGTTCATTTTGAAGGCCAACACGAGGGAGAGGGGCATTCCCACGAACACCCACATCTACCACTACAACCCGGAGACGGGAGAGCTAAGGAAGCTCACCGCCAAGCTCGACCGCTCGGCCTACAACTCGCTCAACAGCGATGTTCGAGGGCCTCAGAGGGCGGAGCTGGCTTTTAAAGACGGCTGGATTTATTACGTCGCCACCGACGGCCCGAGGGCCAACCTCTTCAGGGTTAACCTCGAGGGGAAGATAGAGCACGTCATCGGCGGGGACAGGAGCGTCGAGAGCTTCGCTATAGGCGATTACATAGCCTTCACCGCCCAGGACGCGGTTACACCAACGGAGCTCTACGTCCTCCGCGACGGGAAGGAGAAAAAGCTCACGGACTTCAACGGCTGGATTAGAGACTACTCCCTCTCGAAGCCCGAGCACTTCAAGGTTAAAGCCAGCGATGGCGTCGAGATAGACGCATGGATAATGAGGCCCGTTGATTTTGAGCCTGGGAAGAAGTATCCGGCCGTTCTGGAGATTCACGGAGGGCCGAAGACGGCTTACGGCCACTCCTTCATGCACGAGTTCCACGTTCTTACTGCCAAGGGCTTCGTGGTAATCTTCTCCAACCCGCGCGGCAGCGACGGCTACGGTGAGAACTTTGCCGACATCAGGGGGCACTACGGCGAGCGGGATTATAAGGACCTGATGGAGGTTGTTGACGAGGCCTTAAAGCGCTTCGACTTCATCGACCCGGAGAGAATCGGCGTCACCGGCGGCTCCTACGGCGGCTTCATGACCAACTGGATTGTCGGCCACACGAAGCGCTTCAAAGCTGCCGTAACCCAGCGCTCCATCTCGAACTGGGTGAGCTTCTTCGGCACGACTGACATCGGCTACTACTTCGCCCCCGACCAGATAGGAGGCGACCCCTGGAGCAACCTCGATGGTTACTGGGGGAAGAGCCCGCTGAAGTACGCGCCGAACGTTGAAACGCCTCTCCTCATAATCCACAGCATGGAGGACTATCGGTGCTGGCTGCCGGAGGCTCTGCAGTTCTACACGGCTTTGAAATACCTCGGCAAGACCGTTGAGCTTGCCCTCTTCCCGGGCGAGAACCACGACCTCAGCAGGGGCGGAAAGCCGAAGCACCGCGTTAGGCGCCTGGAGCTTATAGCCGGGTGGATGGAGAGGTGGCTCAAGGAGTGA
- a CDS encoding pyrolysin, with product MKKILSAAVSLLMLFSLVAVLGPPSASAKPLTDYNVLVLKNSDAWGTPAVEYTLTGMGVPYDVMTSTELQNRTAQTLIDAYDMIIIVSDQSQDFYDEIGPQMGKLEDYVRAGRVLEIHAANWGWGGGVWTTPLPRDVTLTKSYSRRDYVIANNTTLASSYASHAYLNNLPADAEIITVQAPSGTPEYGRPSTAVYTLGNGRVFVTGLTIEYSVARKGPEWEAFYREMILNNLGYSQVVPTPETPAQKGINVMLFNFYYYIQYHRNLDRYNTLYGEALDGGLDNETLGLATIQNDTAADYYANASQYGPVVANFPRIYIFIDLRKAALHQKQAVGILEEGMADW from the coding sequence ATGAAAAAAATTTTGAGCGCAGCGGTATCGCTGCTCATGCTTTTCAGTCTGGTGGCAGTGCTGGGGCCCCCGTCGGCTTCCGCAAAGCCCCTGACGGATTACAACGTGCTGGTTTTAAAGAACTCTGACGCCTGGGGTACGCCTGCTGTTGAGTATACCCTCACGGGCATGGGGGTACCATACGACGTCATGACGAGTACGGAACTTCAGAACAGAACAGCCCAGACCCTAATAGATGCGTACGACATGATTATCATTGTAAGCGACCAGTCCCAGGACTTTTACGACGAAATAGGGCCACAGATGGGCAAGCTGGAGGATTACGTAAGGGCAGGAAGGGTCCTCGAAATCCACGCCGCCAACTGGGGCTGGGGCGGTGGAGTGTGGACGACACCCCTGCCCAGGGACGTGACGCTGACCAAGAGCTACTCACGCAGGGATTACGTTATCGCCAACAACACGACCCTCGCCAGCAGTTACGCAAGCCACGCCTACCTCAACAACCTTCCCGCCGACGCGGAGATAATCACAGTTCAGGCACCATCGGGAACTCCCGAGTACGGCAGGCCGAGCACTGCAGTCTACACCCTTGGAAACGGCAGGGTGTTTGTAACAGGCCTTACCATCGAATACAGCGTCGCAAGAAAGGGGCCCGAATGGGAGGCGTTCTACAGGGAGATGATACTGAACAACCTGGGTTACTCCCAAGTGGTTCCCACACCTGAGACACCGGCTCAAAAGGGAATAAACGTGATGTTATTCAACTTCTACTACTACATTCAGTACCACAGGAACCTCGACAGATACAACACCCTCTACGGGGAGGCCCTCGATGGGGGGCTGGACAACGAAACCCTCGGTCTGGCGACGATACAGAACGACACAGCCGCTGACTACTACGCCAACGCGAGCCAGTACGGGCCGGTTGTTGCGAACTTCCCGAGGATCTACATCTTCATAGACCTGAGAAAGGCGGCGCTTCACCAGAAGCAGGCAGTAGGAATACTTGAAGAGGGAATGGCCGACTGGTGA
- a CDS encoding PIN domain-containing protein has protein sequence MEEALYDTNVLIEATKSGKKLNGYTTVLNVVEFPRALELGLTVITPSLEDYLLAIKISQAMVRRGTPVPAVDAIVAAVAMNRGLRLVTEDRHFEWIRKEFEGLRLSSEKKEGAQRV, from the coding sequence ATGGAAGAGGCTCTCTACGACACCAACGTCCTGATTGAAGCGACAAAATCCGGAAAAAAGCTGAACGGATACACAACCGTTCTAAACGTCGTGGAGTTCCCGAGGGCGCTTGAGCTCGGACTGACGGTGATAACGCCGAGCCTCGAAGACTACCTGCTGGCGATTAAAATATCGCAGGCGATGGTGAGGAGGGGGACGCCTGTCCCGGCGGTTGACGCGATAGTTGCCGCCGTGGCGATGAACAGGGGGCTGAGGCTCGTCACGGAGGATAGGCACTTCGAGTGGATAAGGAAGGAGTTCGAGGGGCTAAGGCTCAGCTCGGAGAAAAAAGAAGGGGCTCAGAGAGTGTAG
- a CDS encoding energy-coupling factor ABC transporter ATP-binding protein, which produces MLKAENVWHVYENGREALRGVSFEMGQEIVALVGPNGSGKTTLAKHLNGLLKPTRGRVLVDGMDTREHTVAELSRTVGYVFQNPEHMFFEENVFREVAFGPRNLGLSEEEIEERVRWALKAVGMEGFEERTPYSLSGGEKQRLAIACVLAMKPKYLILDEPTTGLDGRSEEGVVEAIRRLHSEGHGIFLITHDMELVARLAERVVLLHEGRKVFDGPVEEFFSLELHDYGLEKPELLRISERAGVGFVRSVDELVEALAGGAR; this is translated from the coding sequence ATGCTGAAGGCCGAAAACGTCTGGCACGTCTACGAGAACGGCAGGGAGGCCCTTCGCGGTGTCAGCTTCGAGATGGGTCAGGAAATAGTCGCCCTAGTCGGTCCCAACGGGAGCGGAAAGACAACGCTGGCCAAGCACCTGAACGGCCTTCTGAAGCCGACTAGGGGGAGGGTTCTCGTGGACGGAATGGACACTCGCGAGCACACGGTGGCGGAGCTCTCGCGCACGGTCGGCTACGTCTTCCAGAACCCCGAGCACATGTTCTTCGAGGAGAACGTTTTTCGCGAGGTGGCATTTGGACCCAGAAACCTCGGACTGAGTGAGGAAGAGATCGAGGAGCGCGTCAGGTGGGCACTGAAGGCCGTGGGCATGGAGGGCTTTGAGGAGAGAACACCGTACTCCCTGAGCGGCGGTGAGAAGCAGAGGCTGGCCATAGCGTGCGTCCTCGCGATGAAGCCCAAATATCTGATACTCGATGAACCCACGACGGGACTCGACGGAAGGTCCGAAGAGGGCGTCGTAGAGGCGATAAGAAGGCTCCACTCGGAGGGGCACGGGATTTTCCTCATAACCCACGACATGGAGCTGGTGGCGAGGCTGGCCGAGAGGGTGGTTCTGCTCCACGAGGGCAGGAAAGTCTTCGACGGTCCGGTGGAGGAGTTCTTCTCCCTGGAACTGCACGACTACGGCCTTGAAAAGCCCGAGCTCCTGAGGATAAGCGAGAGGGCTGGAGTGGGTTTCGTGAGGAGCGTGGACGAGCTGGTGGAGGCTCTGGCGGGTGGTGCGAGATGA
- a CDS encoding DEAD/DEAH box helicase: protein MLFVIRPGRKKNELEAFFIESEPEKLTAMKNLKADRIYRFIMREGRLFKVLEGSNYRNPKEIEKLLRGARIVLVNADEWEDYFRRRLQNKRVEKAELCRLCLLEGRITVLTPGNRIKYRDEYICERCAEDELRRELRFRFNSVAMFDQAKKLLDRFRDLDKVLYAFDPRFDPTRHPEITKWDELKAKHVRVEKLKVDELNLPEKFKSVLKAEGVSELLPVQSLAVKNGLLKGENLLVVSATASGKTLIGELAGVPRAMEGKKLLFLVPLVALANQKYEDFKRRYSKLGLRVAIRVGMSRIKTRDELVVVDTGIDADIIVGTYEGIDYLLRAGRKIGNVGTIVIDEIHTLDDEERGPRLDGLIARLRKLYPKAQFIGLSATVGNPEELARELGLKLVLYDERPVDLERHIIIARNESEKWRHIASLCRAEAMRKSRQGYRGQSIVFTFSRKRTHELAAYLTSKGLKAKPYHSGLPYKQRKLTEMEFLAQRLDVVVTTAALGAGVDFPASQVIFESLAMGNKWLSVREFHQMLGRAGRPLYHEKGRVYLIVEPGRKYSAQMEGTEEEVAFKLLTAPIEPVMVEWSDELEQDNVLAHSCVFNRLDVIEDVQDKCLGANQSAGKVLEKLSGYGFVRLKGSLVEVTPYGRAVSMSFLLPREASFIRGNLGKKPAQWIAVKLLPFENLYLSGTLQRELEGAVRGRISANVFSPSFASILEELDKVIPELSPNAAERLFTIYQEFFMCPEDDCTDYAMERVSNLIIELRRNGKHPTQIAEHFRKVYGLIVYPGDVFTWLDGIVRKLEAIERIARVFGVGTAENEAKLLRREIEEGRTIRGDHGGGRGHQGSLDWRGREGRKDRGRYGNGRKNG, encoded by the coding sequence GTGCTCTTCGTCATCAGGCCGGGAAGGAAGAAGAACGAGCTGGAAGCGTTTTTCATCGAGAGCGAGCCGGAAAAGCTCACCGCGATGAAGAACCTGAAGGCTGACAGGATATACCGCTTCATAATGCGCGAGGGGAGGCTCTTCAAGGTCCTTGAGGGGAGCAACTACCGCAATCCGAAGGAGATCGAGAAGCTCCTCCGGGGGGCAAGAATCGTCCTAGTGAACGCCGATGAGTGGGAGGACTACTTCAGGCGGAGGCTCCAGAACAAGAGGGTTGAGAAGGCCGAGCTGTGCCGCCTCTGCCTGCTGGAGGGCAGAATAACAGTTCTCACACCCGGAAACCGAATAAAATACCGGGACGAGTACATCTGCGAGCGCTGTGCCGAGGACGAGCTGAGGAGGGAGCTCCGCTTTCGCTTTAACAGCGTGGCCATGTTCGACCAGGCAAAGAAGCTCCTCGACAGGTTTAGAGACCTCGATAAGGTTCTCTACGCCTTCGACCCGCGCTTCGACCCGACGAGGCACCCGGAGATAACGAAGTGGGACGAGCTGAAGGCAAAGCACGTAAGAGTTGAGAAGCTCAAAGTGGACGAGCTGAATCTCCCCGAGAAGTTTAAATCCGTTCTCAAGGCGGAAGGCGTCAGCGAGCTCCTCCCGGTTCAGAGCCTGGCCGTTAAAAACGGCCTCCTCAAAGGGGAGAACCTCCTCGTCGTTTCGGCAACAGCGAGCGGTAAGACGCTCATAGGTGAGCTGGCGGGCGTTCCGAGGGCGATGGAGGGGAAAAAGCTCCTCTTCCTCGTTCCGCTCGTTGCCTTGGCAAACCAGAAGTACGAGGACTTCAAGCGGCGCTATTCTAAACTCGGCCTCCGCGTTGCCATTCGCGTCGGTATGAGCAGGATTAAGACGAGGGACGAGCTGGTGGTGGTCGATACTGGAATAGACGCCGACATCATAGTGGGAACCTACGAGGGCATTGACTACCTCCTCAGAGCGGGGAGGAAGATAGGGAACGTGGGGACGATCGTCATAGACGAGATTCACACCCTCGACGACGAGGAGCGCGGACCGAGGCTTGACGGCCTGATAGCGAGGCTGAGAAAGCTCTACCCGAAGGCCCAGTTCATAGGCCTGAGTGCCACCGTCGGAAACCCCGAGGAGCTTGCCAGAGAGCTTGGCTTGAAGCTCGTCCTCTACGACGAGAGGCCCGTCGATTTGGAGAGGCACATAATCATAGCTAGAAACGAGTCCGAGAAGTGGCGTCACATAGCGAGCCTCTGCCGTGCCGAGGCGATGAGAAAATCCAGGCAGGGCTACAGGGGCCAGAGCATAGTCTTCACCTTCTCGCGCAAGAGGACGCACGAGCTTGCCGCCTACCTCACGAGCAAAGGCCTCAAAGCCAAGCCCTACCACTCAGGTTTGCCATACAAACAGAGGAAGCTCACCGAGATGGAGTTTTTGGCACAAAGGCTCGACGTGGTTGTTACGACAGCGGCTTTGGGGGCGGGTGTTGATTTTCCTGCATCGCAGGTCATCTTCGAGAGCCTCGCCATGGGCAACAAGTGGTTGAGCGTGAGGGAGTTCCACCAGATGCTTGGTCGAGCTGGAAGGCCGCTCTACCACGAGAAGGGCAGGGTTTACCTCATAGTCGAGCCCGGGAGAAAATATTCCGCCCAGATGGAGGGGACGGAAGAGGAAGTGGCGTTCAAGCTTTTAACAGCTCCAATCGAGCCCGTGATGGTGGAATGGAGCGACGAGCTTGAGCAGGACAACGTTTTGGCTCACTCCTGCGTCTTCAATCGTCTCGACGTCATCGAGGACGTGCAGGATAAATGCCTCGGCGCCAACCAGAGCGCCGGGAAGGTTCTGGAGAAGCTCAGCGGGTACGGCTTCGTCCGCCTCAAGGGCTCCCTGGTGGAGGTCACGCCCTACGGAAGGGCCGTGAGCATGAGCTTTTTGCTCCCCAGGGAGGCGTCCTTCATAAGGGGCAACCTTGGAAAGAAGCCAGCCCAGTGGATAGCCGTCAAGCTTTTGCCGTTCGAAAACCTTTACCTGAGCGGGACGCTCCAGAGGGAGCTTGAAGGCGCGGTTAGGGGAAGAATAAGCGCGAACGTCTTCTCGCCCAGCTTCGCCTCGATCCTTGAGGAGCTGGACAAGGTCATCCCAGAACTCAGCCCCAACGCGGCGGAGAGGCTGTTCACGATCTATCAGGAGTTCTTTATGTGTCCAGAGGACGACTGCACCGACTACGCGATGGAGCGCGTTAGCAACCTGATAATCGAGCTGAGGAGGAACGGCAAGCACCCAACCCAGATAGCGGAGCACTTCAGGAAGGTCTACGGCCTCATCGTTTACCCGGGCGACGTCTTCACGTGGCTCGACGGAATAGTCAGAAAGCTTGAAGCCATCGAGAGGATAGCGAGGGTTTTCGGGGTAGGGACTGCCGAGAACGAGGCGAAGCTTCTCAGGAGGGAGATCGAGGAGGGCAGGACAATACGAGGGGACCATGGGGGCGGAAGAGGACACCAAGGGTCCTTAGATTGGAGGGGCCGGGAAGGCAGGAAAGATCGGGGAAGGTACGGGAATGGAAGGAAGAACGGCTGA
- a CDS encoding energy-coupling factor transporter transmembrane component T family protein, whose translation MIYPFYTENDSLLHSLDPRVKIIGTAAGIAALMLYNDPAVLIPMFFLFLLVGRLLGGVGLGEQLRLLKPLLPIVVITLVVWPLIYEPRLKGLLFGVSFAMRLLTFALLTFLLLMTTSQRDLILGFVRLGMPYEFGLTISIALRYIPTLYLLSRNIMDAQRSRGWEVDRGNFIVRAKKMTAVLIPLLVASLKTAHELSIALESRALGASKKRTFLYDIEMSARDYAAVVLVLVLFGLAVYLRYALGIGHVSIYN comes from the coding sequence ATGATCTACCCCTTCTACACTGAGAATGATTCCCTCCTGCACTCCCTCGACCCGCGGGTGAAAATAATCGGAACGGCCGCGGGAATAGCCGCGCTCATGCTCTATAACGATCCAGCCGTTCTGATACCGATGTTCTTCCTCTTCCTGCTCGTCGGGCGGCTGCTTGGTGGGGTTGGGTTGGGGGAGCAACTGAGGCTCCTGAAGCCCCTCCTGCCGATAGTGGTCATAACCCTGGTGGTGTGGCCCCTGATATACGAGCCGAGGCTCAAGGGACTTCTCTTCGGGGTTTCCTTCGCGATGAGGCTCCTCACCTTTGCCCTCCTGACCTTTCTCCTCCTGATGACGACCAGCCAGCGCGACCTTATCCTCGGCTTCGTGAGACTGGGAATGCCCTACGAGTTCGGACTGACGATATCGATAGCCCTCCGCTACATTCCAACCCTCTACCTGCTCTCTAGGAACATAATGGACGCCCAGAGGAGCAGGGGCTGGGAGGTGGACAGGGGGAACTTCATAGTCAGGGCAAAGAAGATGACGGCGGTTCTCATTCCCCTCCTCGTTGCATCGCTCAAAACGGCCCACGAGCTCAGCATAGCCCTCGAAAGTCGGGCCCTTGGGGCTTCTAAGAAGAGAACCTTTCTCTATGACATAGAGATGAGCGCGAGGGACTACGCGGCGGTCGTCCTCGTGCTTGTCCTCTTCGGACTGGCGGTGTACCTCCGCTACGCCCTTGGAATAGGCCACGTGAGCATCTACAACTGA
- a CDS encoding DUF1931 family protein, which produces MAEMVIPYPQLQKILERTCELAVIKPRAEEMMEIVEKKLADLFEVAYENAKAERSGTIKLRHIPITKGFRNSLNLFRAVIEDEKVQIEPIRKYVLRKIPGDIPLEEEVVNELPIIAGTLFVLVGRVIKALHPEIKNVYPEHIEEAKRVLDYTL; this is translated from the coding sequence GTGGCGGAGATGGTGATTCCATACCCCCAGCTCCAGAAGATACTCGAAAGAACCTGTGAGCTGGCCGTTATTAAGCCCCGCGCCGAGGAGATGATGGAGATAGTCGAGAAAAAGCTCGCTGACCTCTTCGAAGTGGCCTACGAAAATGCCAAGGCCGAACGCTCAGGCACGATAAAGCTCAGGCACATACCCATCACAAAGGGCTTCAGGAACAGCCTCAACCTCTTTAGAGCGGTCATCGAAGACGAGAAGGTTCAGATCGAGCCCATCAGGAAGTACGTCCTCAGGAAGATACCCGGCGACATTCCGCTCGAGGAGGAGGTAGTGAACGAGCTTCCCATAATAGCGGGAACCCTCTTCGTGCTCGTTGGGAGGGTCATCAAGGCCCTGCACCCGGAGATAAAGAACGTCTACCCCGAGCACATCGAGGAGGCCAAGAGGGTTCTGGACTACACTCTCTGA
- a CDS encoding biotin transporter BioY yields MNARETSFAALFAALTAVGAQISIPIGPVPITLQVLVVLLSGLVLGPRLGFLSQLVYVVMGAVGLPVFAGFQGGFAVLYGPTGGYIVAFPIAAFIAGYVAEKTGKKSGMLGGSLVGVGVIYLLGWLRLGLFLGGDFQKAFLLGVMPFLPVDAIKAGVAVLIADRVRKAIEIG; encoded by the coding sequence ATGAACGCCAGGGAGACTTCCTTTGCCGCCCTCTTCGCGGCCCTAACCGCGGTCGGTGCCCAGATAAGCATACCCATAGGCCCGGTTCCGATAACGCTTCAGGTTCTGGTCGTTCTCCTGAGCGGGCTCGTCCTCGGGCCGAGGCTCGGCTTTCTGAGCCAGCTCGTTTACGTGGTCATGGGTGCCGTGGGGCTCCCGGTGTTCGCCGGTTTTCAGGGCGGGTTCGCGGTGCTCTACGGGCCGACTGGGGGGTACATAGTCGCGTTTCCAATAGCGGCGTTCATAGCGGGGTATGTGGCCGAAAAAACTGGAAAGAAAAGCGGCATGCTCGGAGGCTCCCTGGTCGGGGTCGGGGTAATATACCTCCTGGGCTGGCTGAGGCTCGGCCTTTTCCTTGGGGGAGACTTTCAGAAGGCCTTCCTCCTTGGGGTGATGCCGTTCCTGCCCGTTGATGCAATAAAAGCTGGAGTGGCGGTTTTGATAGCAGACAGGGTCAGAAAAGCAATAGAAATAGGGTGA
- the mobA gene encoding molybdenum cofactor guanylyltransferase, whose amino-acid sequence MRAYVIAFPEKKWENYTVPVADEPVIKLTERRLLMSKRIDEVITVVRRDRLRVYSLHVSNPLPVSARGKMEALLKALPEAPFFLAEGNMPLIMPFLVNYMTGLFYENEPEALIPVWRDGTAEVTHAVYEPDALADAIEAALAEGYRSLGRVVEFLDYEPLPIEELAKRNPKVTLSFFRVRNSFDVRFAEETLEKMRSQI is encoded by the coding sequence ATGAGGGCCTACGTGATAGCGTTCCCTGAAAAGAAGTGGGAGAACTACACTGTTCCAGTGGCTGATGAACCTGTGATTAAGCTCACCGAGAGGAGGCTTTTGATGAGCAAGAGGATAGACGAGGTCATCACTGTGGTCAGGAGGGACAGACTCAGGGTTTATTCACTCCACGTCTCGAATCCCCTTCCTGTTTCCGCGAGGGGCAAGATGGAGGCTCTCCTGAAGGCCCTCCCGGAAGCGCCGTTTTTCCTGGCCGAGGGCAACATGCCGCTGATAATGCCCTTCCTCGTGAACTACATGACGGGCCTCTTCTACGAGAACGAGCCGGAGGCCCTGATACCCGTCTGGAGGGACGGGACGGCAGAGGTTACGCATGCGGTTTACGAGCCTGACGCCCTTGCCGATGCCATTGAGGCGGCACTGGCCGAGGGATACCGGAGCCTGGGCAGGGTAGTGGAGTTCCTCGACTACGAACCGCTGCCAATTGAGGAACTGGCGAAGAGGAACCCGAAGGTCACGCTGAGCTTCTTCAGGGTGCGGAACTCCTTCGACGTCAGGTTCGCTGAGGAGACGCTGGAAAAGATGAGAAGCCAAATTTGA
- a CDS encoding DUF63 family protein, whose product MLESLQHEIWNFLYKYFWEPMFTRSGYNPVNTLVYALLLGFGAIYTYRYILKPLRIKIDRTLFMAVTLMVVFGSTVRALVDGGILPQNPLILTPGIFFTTFFVMLPAIVLDAKLKTYPKLTFGWGALLALGANYLLVTHAKSWEPYELTLIHTFVSWIPALLIYRYRPFDRLYLYAVLAHLYDMGSTVVAIHFYGYREVHWLENILVQHFGAYFYYPWITFILVVVYYGLQKLVPDEEERRLWYLMVYVLGLGPAIRDPAQLVLQIGG is encoded by the coding sequence ATGCTTGAATCACTCCAACACGAGATATGGAACTTCCTCTACAAGTACTTCTGGGAACCCATGTTCACAAGGAGCGGTTACAACCCTGTGAACACCCTCGTCTACGCCCTCCTGCTCGGGTTCGGTGCAATATATACCTATAGGTATATACTGAAACCCCTCCGGATTAAAATCGACAGGACGCTCTTTATGGCGGTCACCCTGATGGTCGTCTTCGGGTCAACGGTCAGGGCCCTCGTTGATGGGGGGATCCTACCCCAGAACCCGCTGATACTCACGCCGGGAATCTTCTTCACGACGTTCTTTGTAATGCTCCCCGCGATAGTTCTGGACGCGAAGCTGAAGACATACCCCAAGCTGACCTTTGGCTGGGGCGCACTTCTGGCGCTAGGGGCCAACTACCTCCTCGTCACACACGCCAAGAGCTGGGAGCCCTACGAGCTGACGCTAATCCACACCTTCGTCTCCTGGATTCCGGCCCTGCTGATATACAGGTACCGGCCCTTCGACAGGCTCTACCTCTATGCCGTCTTAGCTCACCTCTACGACATGGGGTCAACGGTGGTGGCGATTCATTTCTACGGCTACCGCGAGGTTCACTGGCTGGAGAACATTCTGGTTCAGCACTTCGGGGCGTACTTCTACTACCCGTGGATAACATTCATTCTTGTTGTGGTCTACTACGGCCTCCAGAAGCTGGTCCCGGACGAGGAGGAAAGACGCCTCTGGTACCTGATGGTCTACGTCCTAGGCCTGGGGCCGGCGATAAGGGACCCCGCCCAGCTGGTGCTGCAGATAGGAGGCTGA